One window of the Pyxicephalus adspersus chromosome 5, UCB_Pads_2.0, whole genome shotgun sequence genome contains the following:
- the KDM1B gene encoding lysine-specific histone demethylase 2 isoform X2: MSGNKGRAKKKTVTVDTSSDSLPVRSSVRQVKKKASEALDDEEDFSEKKYRKCEKAGCTATCPVCFASAAERCAKNGYTSRWYHLSCGEHFCNECFDHYYRSHKDGYDIYTSWKRIWTSNGKSEPSPKAFMADQQLPYWVQCTKPECGKWRQLTKEIHLTMQMAKTYKCGMKLNSSVKIEGSDQCSLPEDLRVSEVSTQPWYSMIILPPLLKDSPAAALLAAYYPDCVGMSPSCTTTNRLHIEGKLEQGRGAASNAAAPKINPYFQPFYQPNECGKALCVRPDVMELDELYEFPEYSRDPTMYLAIRNLILALWHINCKEVLTPQTCAHHIMVRGLVRIRCVQEMERILYFMTRKGLVNTGVLSVAPGQYLLPKEYHNKSVIVIGAGPAGLAAARQLHNFGIKVMILEARDRIGGRVFDDKSLKGVTVGKGAQIVNGCINNPIALMCEQLGITMRKLREKCDLIQEGGRLTDPSIDKRMEFHFNAMLDVVAEWRKDKGQQQDVPLGDKIQEIYKTFIQESGIQFTDVEEKVLQFHLGNLEYACGSYLHNVSARSWDHNEFFAQFAGDHTLLPAGYSAITEKLAEGLDIKFKSVVRNVEYTGEEIHLTTSDGKTYSAQKVLVTAPLAVLQKNVIQFSPPLPEKKVKAINSLGAGVIEKIALQFPYRFWDSKIQGADFFGHIPPDPSKRGLFGVFYDMDPQGKHAILMSVITGDAVLTIKDMDDKQVMKLCMSVLKELFKEQEVPAPVKYFVTRWAKDPWAQMAYSYVKTGGSGEAYDIIAEDIQGKIFFAGEATNRHFPQTVTGAYLSGVREASKITAS; the protein is encoded by the exons atgtctgGAAATAAAGGGAGGGCGAAGAAAAAGACAGTTACGGTTGACACGTCATCTGACAGCCTTCCAGTGCGCTCTTCAGTCCGGCAG GTAAAGAAGAAGGCAAGTGAAGCCCTCGATGATGAGGAGGATTTCTCAGAGAAAAAATACAGGAAGTGTGAGAAGGCAGGATGCACTGCAACATGTCCAGTTTGCTTTGCTAGTGCTGCTGAAAG GTGTGCTAAGAATGGTTACACATCAAGATGGTATCATCTTTCCTGCGGGGAGCATTTCTGCAATGAATGCTTTGATCATTACTATAGGAG TCACAAGGACGGTTATGACATATATACTTCTTGGAAACGAATATGGACAAGCAATGGTAAAAGTGAACCAAGCCCCAAAGCTTTTATGGCTGACCAGCAACTTCCTTACTGG GTGCAGTGCACAAAACCTGAATGTGGGAAGTGGCGTCAGCTGACAAAAGAAATTCATTTAACAATGCAAAtggcaaaaacatacaaatgtggCATGAAACTTAATAGCTCAGTGAAG ATTGAGGGGTCGGATCAGTGCTCTTTACCAGAAGACCTG AGAGTATCTGAAGTATCAACCCAACCATGGTATTCGATGATCATTCTTCCACCATTGCTAAAAGATAGTCCAGCAGCTGCATTGTTGGCTGCCTATTACCCTGACTGTGTGGGAATGAGTCCATCGTGTACCACCACAAATCGTCTTCATATTGAAGGAAAACTGGAACAAGGCAGGGGAGCCGCTTCCAATGCAGCTG CTCCAAAAATTAATCCATACTTTCAGCCATTTTACCAGCCCAATGAATGTGGGAAAGCGTTATGTGTCAGACCTGATGTAATGGAACTGGATGAGCTTTATGAGTTTCCAGAATACTCCAGGGATCCCACAATGTATTTGGCTATAAGAAATCTGATTTTGGCTTTGTGGCACATaaactgtaag GAAGTGCTCACACCTCAGACATGTGCTCACCACATAATGGTAAGGGGTCTGGTTCGCATCCGATGTGTTCAGGAGATGGAAAGGATTCTCTACTTCATGACCAGGAAAGGACTGGTTAACACTGGAGTTTTGTCTGTTGCACCTGGCCAGTACCTGCTCCCTAAGGAATACCACAAT AAGTCAGTTATTGTCATTGGGGCAGGACCAGCAGGCCTGGCTGCTGCTCGACAACTACACAACTTTGGAATCAAG gTGATGATCCTAGAAGCAAGAGACCGGATCGGTGGCAGAGTTTTTGATGACAAATCTTTAAAAGGAGTCACTGTGGGAAAAGGAGCCCAGATTGTGAATGGCTGCATAAACAACCCCATTGCATTAATGTGTGAGCAA CTTGGTATAACAATGCGCAAACTGAGAGAAAAGTGTGATTTGATACAAGAGGGTGGCAGGTTGACTGACCCCTCCATAGACAAACGTATGGAATTTCATTTCAATGCTATGCTGGATGTTGTAGCAGAATGGCGTAAAGATAAGGGTCAGCAACAAGATGTTCCACTTGGAG ATAAGATACAAGAgatctacaaaacatttattcagGAGTCTGGAATACAATTCACAGATGTAGAAGAAAAGGTGTTACAGTTCCACCTTGGAAACCTGGAATATGCTTGTGGAAGCTACTTACATAAT GTATCTGCTCGCTCTTGGGATCACAATGAGTTTTTTGCTCAGTTTGCTGGGGATCACACATTGTTACCTGCTGGTTATTCGGCTATAACTGAAAAATTGGCTGAAGGACTTGATATTAAATTCAAGTCAGTT GTTAGAAATGTTGAATACACTGGTGAGGAAATTCATTTAACAACATCAGATGGTAAAACATACAGTGCACAAAAG gttttggTCACAGCACCCCTGGCAGTACTTCAGAAAAATGTCATTCAGTTCAGTCCTccattaccagaaaaaaaagttaaggccATCAACAGTCTAGGTGCTGGAGTCATTGAAAAG ATTGCCTTGCAGTTTCCTTATAGGTTTTGGGACAGTAAGATTCAAGGAGCCGACTTCTTTGGTCATATCCCTCCTGATCCTAGTAAACGTGGTCTGTTTGGGGTATTTTATGACATGGATCCACAG GGTAAACATGCCATCCTGATGTCTGTCATTACGGGAGATGCAGTGCTCACTATTAAGGATATGGATGATAAGCAAGTAATGAAGCTGTGTATGTCAGTTCTTAAAGAGTTGTTTAAAGAACAG GAGGTACCAGCCCCAGTAAAATACTTTGTTACAAGATGGGCTAAAGACCCTTGGGCACAGATGGCATATAGTTATGTAAAGACTGGTGGAAGTGGAGAGGCTTATGATATAATAGCTGAAGATATCCAGGGGAAAATATTCTTTGCAGGCGAG
- the KDM1B gene encoding lysine-specific histone demethylase 2 isoform X1, whose product MVLLMTEPPAVTSPISHLRSARLGCKKDQSSGDQNGGARCFLSTGIKRNSRTTWDRIVGRTNTIEGPAGIKGIYNINMSGNKGRAKKKTVTVDTSSDSLPVRSSVRQVKKKASEALDDEEDFSEKKYRKCEKAGCTATCPVCFASAAERCAKNGYTSRWYHLSCGEHFCNECFDHYYRSHKDGYDIYTSWKRIWTSNGKSEPSPKAFMADQQLPYWVQCTKPECGKWRQLTKEIHLTMQMAKTYKCGMKLNSSVKIEGSDQCSLPEDLRVSEVSTQPWYSMIILPPLLKDSPAAALLAAYYPDCVGMSPSCTTTNRLHIEGKLEQGRGAASNAAAPKINPYFQPFYQPNECGKALCVRPDVMELDELYEFPEYSRDPTMYLAIRNLILALWHINCKEVLTPQTCAHHIMVRGLVRIRCVQEMERILYFMTRKGLVNTGVLSVAPGQYLLPKEYHNKSVIVIGAGPAGLAAARQLHNFGIKVMILEARDRIGGRVFDDKSLKGVTVGKGAQIVNGCINNPIALMCEQLGITMRKLREKCDLIQEGGRLTDPSIDKRMEFHFNAMLDVVAEWRKDKGQQQDVPLGDKIQEIYKTFIQESGIQFTDVEEKVLQFHLGNLEYACGSYLHNVSARSWDHNEFFAQFAGDHTLLPAGYSAITEKLAEGLDIKFKSVVRNVEYTGEEIHLTTSDGKTYSAQKVLVTAPLAVLQKNVIQFSPPLPEKKVKAINSLGAGVIEKIALQFPYRFWDSKIQGADFFGHIPPDPSKRGLFGVFYDMDPQGKHAILMSVITGDAVLTIKDMDDKQVMKLCMSVLKELFKEQEVPAPVKYFVTRWAKDPWAQMAYSYVKTGGSGEAYDIIAEDIQGKIFFAGEATNRHFPQTVTGAYLSGVREASKITAS is encoded by the exons ATGGTTCTCCTCATGACAGAGCCACCAG CGGTTACGTctccgatctcacacctgcgcagtgcgagattgggttgCAAGAAAGACCAAAGTAGTGGAGATCAAAATGGCGGCGCCCGCTGCTTCCTCAGCACTGGgataaagaggaattccaggacaacgtgggaccggatcgtgggaaggactaacaccatcgagggacctgcgggaataaag ggtatatataatataaatatgtctgGAAATAAAGGGAGGGCGAAGAAAAAGACAGTTACGGTTGACACGTCATCTGACAGCCTTCCAGTGCGCTCTTCAGTCCGGCAG GTAAAGAAGAAGGCAAGTGAAGCCCTCGATGATGAGGAGGATTTCTCAGAGAAAAAATACAGGAAGTGTGAGAAGGCAGGATGCACTGCAACATGTCCAGTTTGCTTTGCTAGTGCTGCTGAAAG GTGTGCTAAGAATGGTTACACATCAAGATGGTATCATCTTTCCTGCGGGGAGCATTTCTGCAATGAATGCTTTGATCATTACTATAGGAG TCACAAGGACGGTTATGACATATATACTTCTTGGAAACGAATATGGACAAGCAATGGTAAAAGTGAACCAAGCCCCAAAGCTTTTATGGCTGACCAGCAACTTCCTTACTGG GTGCAGTGCACAAAACCTGAATGTGGGAAGTGGCGTCAGCTGACAAAAGAAATTCATTTAACAATGCAAAtggcaaaaacatacaaatgtggCATGAAACTTAATAGCTCAGTGAAG ATTGAGGGGTCGGATCAGTGCTCTTTACCAGAAGACCTG AGAGTATCTGAAGTATCAACCCAACCATGGTATTCGATGATCATTCTTCCACCATTGCTAAAAGATAGTCCAGCAGCTGCATTGTTGGCTGCCTATTACCCTGACTGTGTGGGAATGAGTCCATCGTGTACCACCACAAATCGTCTTCATATTGAAGGAAAACTGGAACAAGGCAGGGGAGCCGCTTCCAATGCAGCTG CTCCAAAAATTAATCCATACTTTCAGCCATTTTACCAGCCCAATGAATGTGGGAAAGCGTTATGTGTCAGACCTGATGTAATGGAACTGGATGAGCTTTATGAGTTTCCAGAATACTCCAGGGATCCCACAATGTATTTGGCTATAAGAAATCTGATTTTGGCTTTGTGGCACATaaactgtaag GAAGTGCTCACACCTCAGACATGTGCTCACCACATAATGGTAAGGGGTCTGGTTCGCATCCGATGTGTTCAGGAGATGGAAAGGATTCTCTACTTCATGACCAGGAAAGGACTGGTTAACACTGGAGTTTTGTCTGTTGCACCTGGCCAGTACCTGCTCCCTAAGGAATACCACAAT AAGTCAGTTATTGTCATTGGGGCAGGACCAGCAGGCCTGGCTGCTGCTCGACAACTACACAACTTTGGAATCAAG gTGATGATCCTAGAAGCAAGAGACCGGATCGGTGGCAGAGTTTTTGATGACAAATCTTTAAAAGGAGTCACTGTGGGAAAAGGAGCCCAGATTGTGAATGGCTGCATAAACAACCCCATTGCATTAATGTGTGAGCAA CTTGGTATAACAATGCGCAAACTGAGAGAAAAGTGTGATTTGATACAAGAGGGTGGCAGGTTGACTGACCCCTCCATAGACAAACGTATGGAATTTCATTTCAATGCTATGCTGGATGTTGTAGCAGAATGGCGTAAAGATAAGGGTCAGCAACAAGATGTTCCACTTGGAG ATAAGATACAAGAgatctacaaaacatttattcagGAGTCTGGAATACAATTCACAGATGTAGAAGAAAAGGTGTTACAGTTCCACCTTGGAAACCTGGAATATGCTTGTGGAAGCTACTTACATAAT GTATCTGCTCGCTCTTGGGATCACAATGAGTTTTTTGCTCAGTTTGCTGGGGATCACACATTGTTACCTGCTGGTTATTCGGCTATAACTGAAAAATTGGCTGAAGGACTTGATATTAAATTCAAGTCAGTT GTTAGAAATGTTGAATACACTGGTGAGGAAATTCATTTAACAACATCAGATGGTAAAACATACAGTGCACAAAAG gttttggTCACAGCACCCCTGGCAGTACTTCAGAAAAATGTCATTCAGTTCAGTCCTccattaccagaaaaaaaagttaaggccATCAACAGTCTAGGTGCTGGAGTCATTGAAAAG ATTGCCTTGCAGTTTCCTTATAGGTTTTGGGACAGTAAGATTCAAGGAGCCGACTTCTTTGGTCATATCCCTCCTGATCCTAGTAAACGTGGTCTGTTTGGGGTATTTTATGACATGGATCCACAG GGTAAACATGCCATCCTGATGTCTGTCATTACGGGAGATGCAGTGCTCACTATTAAGGATATGGATGATAAGCAAGTAATGAAGCTGTGTATGTCAGTTCTTAAAGAGTTGTTTAAAGAACAG GAGGTACCAGCCCCAGTAAAATACTTTGTTACAAGATGGGCTAAAGACCCTTGGGCACAGATGGCATATAGTTATGTAAAGACTGGTGGAAGTGGAGAGGCTTATGATATAATAGCTGAAGATATCCAGGGGAAAATATTCTTTGCAGGCGAG